GGACAGATCCTGAAGGCTCTGCGGTTTGGTGGAGGCCAGCTCTACCAGCGCATCGTCCTTGTAGACCCGGTTGCGCGGCACGTTGCGCCGCTGGGCATAGGATTCGCGGAACCGCGCCAATTCGCGCAGAATGGCCAGGAAACGGCCGGAATGAGTGCGGGTGCGGACCCGTTTCCACGCGTTTTCCGGGTCTGTCACATAGGTGTCGGGATCTTCGAGGATGGCCATTTCCTCGGCCACCCATTTCTCCCGCCCGGCCTTGCGGATCTCGGCCGAGAGGTGTTCGTAGATCTTGCGCAGATGGGTCACGTCGGCGATGGCGTATTTCTTCTGCGCCTCGGTCAGCGGACGCCGTGACCAATCGGTAAAGCGCGAGGATTTGTCCAGCCCTTCGCGCGCGATCTTGCGCACCAGCGTCTCGTAACCCACCTGTTCGCCGAAACCGCAGACCATCGCCGCGACCTGGGTGTCGAACAGCGGTTCGGGGATCACCCCGGCTGCGACGTAGAAGATTTCCAGATCCTGGCGCGCCGCGTGGAACACCTTGACCACGTCGGGATTGCGGAACAATTCGTACAGCGGTTCCAGCGACAGATCGCCGGCAATCGGATCGACCAGCACCGCGTCATCTTCGCTTTCGCCCGGCAGGGCCAGCTGGATCAGGCAAAGCTGCGAATAATACGTGCGTTCCCGAAGGAATTCGGTGTCGACTGTCACGTAATCATGACCGGCGGCTCGCGTGCAGAATTCGGCCAGCGCCTCGGTCGTCGTCAATGTCTTCATGCCGTTTGTCCGGGCCTTCTTGTTATTCCGTTGCTACCCGCATGTTTCCCCATTACCGGAAATTCCGCGGGATGGAAAGCTGACCTTATGGTAAATCACGCCGCGCCCGATCGCCGGCGGCAAACCGGCGCAGACAGGCGGGATAAAGAGCGTGTTCCCGCACCAGAACGCGGGCGGCCAGGCTGTCGGCATCGTCCTCGGGGCGGATCGCAACGCGGGCCTGGCCAAGGATCGGGCCGTCGTCCAGTTCGGCGGTGACCTCGTGCACGGTGCAGCCGGCCACGTCATCCCCGGCATCGAGCGCGCGTTGGTGGGTGTGCAGCCCGCGATATTTCGGCAACAGCGAAGGGTGGATGTTCAGCATCCGCCCGGCAAATCGCTGGGTGAATTCCGGCGTCAGAATCCGCATGAAACCCGCCAGGCACAGGATGTCGGGACGCGCCGCCAGCAGCGGCTCCAGCAGCGCCGCCTCGAAAGCCGCGCGGTCGCGGCCAAAGGGGCGGTGGTCCACGGCGGCCACCGGCACGCCACGTTCGGCGGCGCGCGCCAGCCCCCCTGCCGCCGGATCGTTGGAGGCCACCAGCACCGGGCGCGCCGGGTGATCGCCCGTCATGCTGTCCACCAGGCGCAGCATGTTGGAGCCGCCACCAGAGATCAGGATCGCCACCCGCGTCGGCGCGCTCACGCGCTCAGTTCCCCGCTGTAGCGGATCGCGGCCTCTTCCGTCACGGTGCCAATGCGGGCGACGGTCTCGCCCTCTGCGCGCAGCAGCTCGGCCAGCGCATCGGCGCGGTCGGGCGCCACGACCAGCACCATGCCGATCCCGCAGTTGAAGGTTTTCAGCATCTCGCCGCGATCCAGCCCGCCGGTGCGTGCCAGCCAGTCGAAGACGCCGGGCAATTCCCAGGCACCCAGGTCGATCCGCGCGCCCAGCCCCGACAGGACACGGGGCAGGTTCTCAGTCAGGCCACCGCCGGTGATATGGGCCAGCGCATGCACCCCGCCCGCGCGCACCGCCGCCAGCGACGGATTGACGTATAGCCGCGTCGGCGTCAGCAGCGCCTGCCCCAGCGTGCCGTCGGACCAGGGGCAATCTGCCTCCCAGCCCAGGCCCGAGACCTCCACCAGCTTGCGCACCAGCGAATAGCCATTGGAATGGACCCCGTCCGAGGCCAGCCCCAGCAGCACGTCCCCGGCAGCCACGTCGCGGGGAAGGTCCTGCCCCCGCTCCATCGCGCCGACGGCAAAGCCCGCCAGGTCGAAATCGCCGCCCGCATACATGCCCGGCATCTCGGCGGTTTCGCCACCGATCAGGGCACAGCCCGATCCGGCACAGCCCGCGGCGATGCCTTCGATGATGGCAGTTGCGGCGTCCAGCTCCAGCTTGCCGGTGGCGAAGTAATCCAGGAAGAACAGCGGCTCCGCCCCCTGGCAGACCAGGTCGTTCACACACATCGCCACCAGATCCACACCGATGGAGGAAACGTTGCCGGTGTCGATGGCGATCCGCAGCTTGGTCCCGACACCGTCGGTCGCGGCGACAAGGATCGGATCCTCGTAGCCCGCGCCCTTCAGGTCGAACAGCGCACCAAAGCCGCCCAGCCCGGACATCACGCCGGGGCGTTTGGTGCGGGCGGCGGCGGGCTTGATCCGCTCCACCAACTCGTTGCCCGCGTCGATGTCGACGCCTGCGTCGGCATAGGTGATCCCGTTGCGCGTGCTGTCGTCGCTCATGCTGATGGCCTCCGGCTGGTTTGCGCGCGAGCTACCCCATCCCCCGACCGGAGGCAACGGCAAAGGCGTCTCCGCCTGCGGGCACCATGCCCTGCGGCGCTGCCGATCGTGGCGATGTGCCCGCCCCGCCCTGCGCGCCGCGATACCACTGTCACCACGTCACGCCGCCCCGGCGCGGGGCCGAACTATCCCGCCGCTTGACCCTGCCGCGCGCGGGGCCTAATCAACAAGGCGGCGGGCCTGTAGCTCAATTGGTTAGAGCAGAGCGCTCATAACGCTTTGGTTGCGGGTTCAAGTCCTGCCGGGCCTACCATTCCCCGCCTTACCGGATGCCCCGGCCTATGCTGACGGGCCGCGCCGCGCGCTATCGTGCCAGCACCAGATCGGCGCAAAGCCCGCCCAGCTCCTCCGCCACGCCCAGCCGCAAAACGCCACCGTGGGCGCGGGCGACGTCATTGGCGATCGACAATCCCAAGCCGACGCCGGAGCCGCGATTCTGATTTCGCGATGCTTCCAGCCGGGTGAAGGGCCGCATCGCCTCCTCCCGGCTTTCGGCGGGAATGCCGGGGCCGTCATCCTCCACCCGGATACGCAGCGCCCGATCGCCCAGATGCGCCGAGACCACCGCCCGGTCGCCGTAGCGCACCGCGTTGCCGATCAGGTTCTCCACCGCGCGGCGCACCGCAAGTGGACGAAGCGGCATGGTGCCCGACCCCTGCACAATGCCGAGGGTCACCGGCTGGCCGGCGCGCTGCGCATCCTCCACCAACTCCCGCACCAGGGCGGCGGGATCGACCGGCTTGGCTTCCTCCTGGGCGGTGCCACGGGCAAAGGACAGGAATTCGTCCAACATCCGCTGCATGTCCTCGATGTCGCGCTCCATCGGTTCGCGGTCTTCGTCCGGCAGCATCGATACCGCCAGCCGCAGCCGTGTCAGGGGCGTGCGCAGATCGTGGCTGACCCCCGACAACAGCAGGGTGCGCTGTTCGATCTGGCGTTCCAGCCGCGCCCGCATGTCCAGAAAGGCATGTCCGGCCGACCGAACCTCCACCGCGCCGCCAGGCCGGTACGGCAGATTGCGCCCCCGGCCGAACGCCTCGGCCGCGCGGGCCAGTCGGGTAATCGGCCGCAGCTGGTTGCGCAGGTAGATGAAGGCGATGACCGTCATCAGCACCCCGAAGAACCCCATGTTCACCAGAAGCTGATGCGGGTTCGACGCCGACACCCGGCTGCGATCAAAGGTGAACCGCAGCACCCGGCCCGGATCGCCTGCCGCGTAGACATGCACCCGGTAATCATCGGGCAGGATCACCGCCTGCAAGCCCGGCACATGGTCCTTCAACGTGCGGATCACCACGCGCCCCGACAGGTCGTACCAGCGCGAACGGTCGACCTCGGGCGCGCCTGCCGCCGCGATGTCGGTGACGGCGACGTTCAGGATCGCCTCCACCGTTGCGCCGCCGGCCCGGTCATGGGCGCGGCGCAACAGGTTCAGGTCGCGGCTGACGGTGCGGGTCATCTGCACGGTCACATCCTCGAAATGGCGCTGGATGAAGACCACGGACACCACCAGTTGCAACGTGACCACCGGTAGAACCAGGATCAGCGCCGCCCGCCCGTAAAGTCCGCGCGGGACATATCGTTTGAGCCATGCGAAAGACATGCGCTAATGGTAAGCCGAGGTCGCGCCGGAGAAAAGCGGCCCCGTACCGCACAGGTCAAAAGGCAGACAGCAGATGAACGATTTCAACCCGACCCCCGGCCTTCCTCAGCAGGTTGCCCCCGGCCTGCGCCGCATCCTGTGCCCGAACCCATCGGCCTTTACCTGGCGTGGGACGAACACCTACCTGCTGGGTCAGCGCGATATCGCCGTGATCGACCCCGGCCCCGCGAACGACACCCACCTGGACGCGATCCTGGACGCGCTGGAGGACGGGCAGCGCATCACCCATATCCTGGTGACCCATTCGCACCTGGACCATTCCCCTCTTGCCCGGCCGCTGGCCGCGGCCACCGGCGCGCCGATCCTGGCCTATGGCGACAGTGCCGCCGGGCAATCGGCTGTCATGCAGCGCCTGGCCGCCACGGCCGACCTGGGCGGTGGTGAGGGGTACGACCCCGACTTCACCCCCGACATCGCCCTGCCCGACCAGGCCGAAGTCAAGGTCGCCGATTGGCAGGTCCGCGCCCATTGGACGCCGGGCCATTTCGGCAACCACATGTGTTTCGAGGTAACCGCCGGCCCGGCCAGAGGCGCTGTCTTCACCGGCGACCTGGTAATGGATTGGGCGACCTCCATCGTGTCACCCCCCGATGGCGACCTGACCGATTTCATGGCCTCCTGCGCCCGGCTGCGCACCCTGCCCGCGACGGTGTACCTGCCCGGCCATGGCGACGTGATCCACGAAACCCACGCCCGGATCGACTGGCTGATCGCCCACCGCCAAGGCCGCGAAGCCGATATCCTGACCGCCCTGGCCACCGCCCCCGGCACCCCCGCCGAGATCGCGACCCGCGTCTACACCGACGTCGACCCTCGCCTTCTGCCCGCCGCCACCCGGAACGTGCTGGCCCATCTCATTGATCTGACCGGGAAATCCCGTGTGACCCCCGAAAACGACCTGACCCCCGACGCCATCTTCCGCCTGACCTGAGGGAAGGTGCGGAAAATGTCATCCCACCTTCACTTATGCCCTTGCCCCCCCTGAATCACATTGCTAAAAGCCACCTCGTGTTCCGGCGTAGCTCAGCGGTAGAGCAGTTGACTGTTAATCAATTGGTCGTAGGTTCGATCCCTACCGCCGGAGCCAAAATCCCTCAGATATAGGCGAAACGCCTTATTTCATTGGGTTTCCCATGAGGTGACCTCCGACCAGAGTCGGAGCCACCTGTGCACGTGCACAAATTGGTGCACAAACGCGTGCCCGAACCGGTGCACGGATCCCGACTCCACGATGCCCTGGAACCTGTTTCGGAGGCTTCCCGCATGGCCGGAGTCGCACACACCCCCCACCTCGAAAAACGCCCCTCGGGCTACTTCTTCCGCCGCCGGCTTCCGTGCGCGTTCCGGGAGATATCGAACCCTGGTCAAAGTTCGGCCCTCTGTCTCAGCCTTCGGACCGACGTCCTCTCCGAAGCGAAGATCCTCGTCGCGCGCCTGACGGTGCTCACTGACGCGGCCTTCGCGCTGACGACGGAGAGACCGGTGGATCATCTGAAGCCCGAACATGTTGCCCTGCTGACCGAGCTGGCGCGCTGCCAGATCGCGGCGCACGAGGCTTTGCGCGCCTGTGCCGAGCCGCGTTCGGACGAGGCGGCGAATTTTGCGGCGCAGGTGGAACGTAATACGCAGGACATGCTGCGCCGAGCCCTGGCGCTCGGCGACCGGGGGCCGGTCACGGAACCTCTGCGCGAGATGGCCAATCGCATGGGCGTGACGCTCGACGAGGGCACCGCCGACTGGCGCGCACTCGCCTTCGAGGCTCTCCGTGTCATGCTGGACGTGTCCCGCGAACGGGAACGGCGCGAGGTCGGGACCTACGAGGAACCGACACCGATCTTTCGGTCGGTGATGGCGCACAGGTCGGCCTCCCCGACAGCCGCCCTGCCCGTGGCTGCCTCCCAATCGCACTCCCCCGCCTTGGGCATCCTGGCAGCAGCCGTATCGGATGTGACCTCCATCGCCGTGCCGCCCATGACGGCGGCTTCCATGCCCCAGACGGCAACAGAGGCGGCTGCTCCTCTTCGGGCGCCGGTCGACACTGCCGCAGCCCCGGCCGCGATTGCAGACACAGTGCCGGAGGCACCGGCAACGCCCCAGCCCGCGGCCGGGGACGCGTCCCCGGACACCGCGGGCAAGGATGACGACACCGCGTTCCGGATCAAGCTGCGCCCACCGCTCCTGAAGAACATCGACCTGCGGGACCTCTCGCCCGAAACGCGGGAAGTCGTTCTCACAAAGCCCCGGGGCATCACGCTTCTCGAGGGGATCAAGCTCATGAAGGAGCTCAAGATGGCCGGATACGGAGACGACTTCTCCATGGAGCAGACCGGCGATGCCGATGCCGGCAAGAAATGGACGTCCAACAGTGGCAGCAAGGCGAATGTCGCGGAAAAATTCTGGGTGGAGTTCGTCGGAGATGTCCCGTTCGAGGACGCGGATCGAGATGATATCCGCGACGCCCTGAAGATCCTGCCCGAGCTGCCCTTTCAGCATTCCAAGGGGAAGACGAAATTCGTCTCGGAATTCGGGTTCAAGGCGTTGATCGAAGATCTCGAAGCTGAAGAGGAACGCCTTGAGAAGGAAGCACTGGAGCTGCTTGCTCTGGATGGCAATGCAACCGAAGCTGATCGGGAAAAGGCCGCCCTGGATGCCCGCATTCCGCGTATCCGCGCGGAGACCCGCGCAAAGCACCGCGGCTACATCAAGTCTGTCGGGAAGATGCTCTACGACCTCCAGCTGATCGACCAGAATCCCTTCGAGATCTGCGGTGTGTCCAACAAGCTGAAGGACAAGTGGAAAAAAAGCGAAGAGAAGCGCAAACGCGTCTGCTGGGATGATCGCATCTACACCTTCTTGGGGTCGCCCGCCTTCCAGGGGCCGTTCGAAGATGAGGGCGAACCTCTCTACTGGATACCGCTCATCGCACGCCTCATGGGCCTGCGCGAGGAAGAGGCCTGCCAGCTCGGCCCCAAGGATTTCGGCACCGACAAGGGCATCGCCTATGTCGACGTGAAATGCCGCGATGCAAACAACGTCAAGACCATCGACTCCCAGCGCCGCATCCCGGTTCATCCGACGCTGATCGAGCTTGGCCTCCTGAAGCTGGTGGAACTCCGTCGAGGGGAGGACGCGCATCGCTTGTTCGTGAACCTGACGCGTGGAGAAACGAAGAAGACCTATTCGGAGAACTTCTCCAAGAAGTTCACCTATTACAGGAAGACGAATGACTGCTACTGGGAAGGCCTGGACCTGCACGCGATGCGTACCTCGTTCAACTCCGACCTCATGAACCAGGACAAGTCCGACGCGATCCGCTGCGTCCTGATGGGGCACGACCCCGTCGACGAAGGCGCAAGATCCTATGCCCAAGGGCTCACGCTCAAGGCGCTCTACGAGCGCATCTGCGACGTCGAGCTCGACGTCTCCATGATCGCGCGGCCCTTCGACGACACGGGGCGCTTCCGTAACGAAGAGAAGGTAGTCGATTTCCGGAGCGCCGCGCGCTGATGCGATCTCCGGCGGAAGAACCGGGACAGGAAGGCGAATGCCCGGTTGATTTGCAGGGGAGCGCCTTGGCCGCTCCTGGCAACCGTGCGCTCACGAAGGCGTGATATCTTGGCGGAAATAACGGCCGGAAATTTTGACCCAGATCAACTTTTTCCCGCGAATCCGGGGCATAGGGGCGGCATTCCAACACTCACGGAGATACAGGAAATGCGCGACATCCTCGCCACCCGAATTGACATCGCTATGCACCAGGAAACGGCCTCCAGGCGGACATCCCGGTCCCTACTCGAGGCCGCCAATCTCACAAAACAATCGAAGGCGATCCTTGCAGGCGAGCTGGAGATCTGCGTCGAGACGGCTTTCGACCTATATATCGAGGCGCGGTCGGTGGGCTATCGACCCGATATCCGACGGCTCGATACCGCTCATGGTGAACGATGGCGCCGGAGCAGCGGTGCGAATACCGAGAGCGCGAAGCGTGTCTGGACGCGCGCCCTCGGGAACCCGTTCTTTTCCCACATCGCACGGGGAGATGTCTTCGACGCCCTGACGGAAATCCGAAACCTGCCGAAATACCACGGGAAACGCCGCAGTGGTGCCGGAAATAAAGGTGGGCCTGTGGAAGAGCTGTCTGTTCCCGACCGTATCAGGATATCGACTTTCCTGAGATTCGGGCGGACA
This genomic window from Pseudooceanicola aestuarii contains:
- a CDS encoding MBL fold metallo-hydrolase, whose translation is MNDFNPTPGLPQQVAPGLRRILCPNPSAFTWRGTNTYLLGQRDIAVIDPGPANDTHLDAILDALEDGQRITHILVTHSHLDHSPLARPLAAATGAPILAYGDSAAGQSAVMQRLAATADLGGGEGYDPDFTPDIALPDQAEVKVADWQVRAHWTPGHFGNHMCFEVTAGPARGAVFTGDLVMDWATSIVSPPDGDLTDFMASCARLRTLPATVYLPGHGDVIHETHARIDWLIAHRQGREADILTALATAPGTPAEIATRVYTDVDPRLLPAATRNVLAHLIDLTGKSRVTPENDLTPDAIFRLT
- a CDS encoding ATP-binding protein, with the translated sequence MSFAWLKRYVPRGLYGRAALILVLPVVTLQLVVSVVFIQRHFEDVTVQMTRTVSRDLNLLRRAHDRAGGATVEAILNVAVTDIAAAGAPEVDRSRWYDLSGRVVIRTLKDHVPGLQAVILPDDYRVHVYAAGDPGRVLRFTFDRSRVSASNPHQLLVNMGFFGVLMTVIAFIYLRNQLRPITRLARAAEAFGRGRNLPYRPGGAVEVRSAGHAFLDMRARLERQIEQRTLLLSGVSHDLRTPLTRLRLAVSMLPDEDREPMERDIEDMQRMLDEFLSFARGTAQEEAKPVDPAALVRELVEDAQRAGQPVTLGIVQGSGTMPLRPLAVRRAVENLIGNAVRYGDRAVVSAHLGDRALRIRVEDDGPGIPAESREEAMRPFTRLEASRNQNRGSGVGLGLSIANDVARAHGGVLRLGVAEELGGLCADLVLAR
- the purM gene encoding phosphoribosylformylglycinamidine cyclo-ligase; this encodes MSDDSTRNGITYADAGVDIDAGNELVERIKPAAARTKRPGVMSGLGGFGALFDLKGAGYEDPILVAATDGVGTKLRIAIDTGNVSSIGVDLVAMCVNDLVCQGAEPLFFLDYFATGKLELDAATAIIEGIAAGCAGSGCALIGGETAEMPGMYAGGDFDLAGFAVGAMERGQDLPRDVAAGDVLLGLASDGVHSNGYSLVRKLVEVSGLGWEADCPWSDGTLGQALLTPTRLYVNPSLAAVRAGGVHALAHITGGGLTENLPRVLSGLGARIDLGAWELPGVFDWLARTGGLDRGEMLKTFNCGIGMVLVVAPDRADALAELLRAEGETVARIGTVTEEAAIRYSGELSA
- the rnd gene encoding ribonuclease D; its protein translation is MKTLTTTEALAEFCTRAAGHDYVTVDTEFLRERTYYSQLCLIQLALPGESEDDAVLVDPIAGDLSLEPLYELFRNPDVVKVFHAARQDLEIFYVAAGVIPEPLFDTQVAAMVCGFGEQVGYETLVRKIAREGLDKSSRFTDWSRRPLTEAQKKYAIADVTHLRKIYEHLSAEIRKAGREKWVAEEMAILEDPDTYVTDPENAWKRVRTRTHSGRFLAILRELARFRESYAQRRNVPRNRVYKDDALVELASTKPQSLQDLSRARLLLREARKGEIAEGIIAAVKSGLDCPSADLPQGEQSREKLQVNPAIADLLRVLLKAKAEECGVAAKLIAPTSDLDALSAGERDVPALSGWRRDVFGADALRLCDGEVALAAKGQKVFTVDL
- a CDS encoding DUF6538 domain-containing protein — protein: MAGVAHTPHLEKRPSGYFFRRRLPCAFREISNPGQSSALCLSLRTDVLSEAKILVARLTVLTDAAFALTTERPVDHLKPEHVALLTELARCQIAAHEALRACAEPRSDEAANFAAQVERNTQDMLRRALALGDRGPVTEPLREMANRMGVTLDEGTADWRALAFEALRVMLDVSRERERREVGTYEEPTPIFRSVMAHRSASPTAALPVAASQSHSPALGILAAAVSDVTSIAVPPMTAASMPQTATEAAAPLRAPVDTAAAPAAIADTVPEAPATPQPAAGDASPDTAGKDDDTAFRIKLRPPLLKNIDLRDLSPETREVVLTKPRGITLLEGIKLMKELKMAGYGDDFSMEQTGDADAGKKWTSNSGSKANVAEKFWVEFVGDVPFEDADRDDIRDALKILPELPFQHSKGKTKFVSEFGFKALIEDLEAEEERLEKEALELLALDGNATEADREKAALDARIPRIRAETRAKHRGYIKSVGKMLYDLQLIDQNPFEICGVSNKLKDKWKKSEEKRKRVCWDDRIYTFLGSPAFQGPFEDEGEPLYWIPLIARLMGLREEEACQLGPKDFGTDKGIAYVDVKCRDANNVKTIDSQRRIPVHPTLIELGLLKLVELRRGEDAHRLFVNLTRGETKKTYSENFSKKFTYYRKTNDCYWEGLDLHAMRTSFNSDLMNQDKSDAIRCVLMGHDPVDEGARSYAQGLTLKALYERICDVELDVSMIARPFDDTGRFRNEEKVVDFRSAAR
- the purN gene encoding phosphoribosylglycinamide formyltransferase, with the protein product MSAPTRVAILISGGGSNMLRLVDSMTGDHPARPVLVASNDPAAGGLARAAERGVPVAAVDHRPFGRDRAAFEAALLEPLLAARPDILCLAGFMRILTPEFTQRFAGRMLNIHPSLLPKYRGLHTHQRALDAGDDVAGCTVHEVTAELDDGPILGQARVAIRPEDDADSLAARVLVREHALYPACLRRFAAGDRARRDLP